GAATTATTCTAATCGCacggcggatccagaatttaaactctataagtttaatttttaagatttttatcattgaactcattatattttcaAAGTTATAATggattcatatctactatttgttACAATTTTAGTAGATTTTTGCACATAATTTTATAttccgcgtcgaaagttatggttTCAGTTGAAGTCGTCACCTTAATGCCACAAACACCCTGTCCCCAATGTAATTATCTCTTAAGGGTTTGATAGTAtaatctagaaaaatatttttatcctatcaatatatatataagcagttaAACACCACAACTAGGAAAAATTTAATGCATGAGAAGTAGACAAACCAATGAGTAGTGCCATTATTTTGGATGCATGGACTTTCCACGTACTCAAAAACCTTTTTCTCATCTCTTTTTCTTGTGAGTACTGTTATATGTTATAGTTTAATTTTGCATGAAAGCagtggcggatccagaatttaaattttatgggttcaacttttaaagttatgggttcatatctatttttttgcaattttaataaatttttacacataaatttttaCTCAGTgtcaaaagttatgggttcaattgaacccggtaGTAATATACTGCATCCGCCCCTGCATGAAAGTtagttactatatatatatatgtaaattgTAAGTTGTGAGCTGTCTctattaattaataacaaattcTTGGTATATACGTAATTAAGAGAAGGCAAAGGCTTCGTTCAATATACATATCCATGCATGAAATGTATAAGAAAATCAAGGTAAATTTACTGCTCTATTTTAAATTCAGAATTTACTGTTTTAGTTATCTGTTTATTTTGTACTACTTTGTTCATAAAACTTCTTACTGGCATTTACTGCTGACTAATATGATTAATAAGAAGCTCTAGGGCTTGATAAAGTTCATTACATTAATTACCAACAAAAAAGGTTCAATACATTAAACCACCACCATTCTTCAATTTTGCATAACTTTTTGGGGAATGGTTATTTTTAGCCcacgccagaaactatttatatctaCTAAttgaaaaagtgtataaaattttgtataatttttgtatataacatacaaagtgtatatatatatacaaaatatatataaattttatacatttttcggctattatttttacatcggctatacaatgtcatttttcctaACTTTTTTAAGTCACTCAATTTCTTATTTGTGCATAACATTTCACGAAACTAAAGATTATGGAATTAGCTGTCTTGTTATCTAACTTTGTGCAAAAGTAGCCACTTGTAGGACTGCTGTTTAAAACTTAATTATATAACCAGCATTTGCAGTGCATTCAAAACATAATCACAACTTAAAAAGAGCAGCAAAGACTTGTTTCTTTGAACTTCAGGTCATTGTCCTCTAGTTCAGTTTTCGCAATTCAAATTTCAAGCCATTGACCTGAAGCTCAGTTTTGGCAATTCAAACTTTATATCACTATATATCCTTAAGTTCGAAATGTAATTTTGTGATAAACCATAACAACATCAATTTTCTTTACCTTAATAAACTCAAACAAATTGGTAGAGGTGTGAAATCATACAAAATAATTCCGCACTTCGAAAAGATAAAAAGAACTTGCCAAACACATTTTGCTTAATAGTTACTTATAATTTCTTGTAATAaacttataataataataataataataataatttcttgtTATAaactttataataataataataataaattgtgACTATATTTTGAATTGCACAGTTAAAAGTGGCTACTTGGTGTCATTTCTACAGGGACCATTGCTGAATACTAAACAGTAACCTTATTGGGCCAATCTTGAAAGTACATACCAAGACCAGTCCAATTCACAGAGTGGGCTTTTGTAGTTAAGGCCCATAATATATTTATTCCTTAATGAAATTTCTTCTATTTCCACTTTCCACTTTCCATTTCTTCAATTCTTCACTTTCCACTTTGACCTCAAAATCCAAAGCTTTTTCACATCAATGGCGTTGGAATGGGTTGTTCTGGGCTACGCTGCCGGAGCAGAAGCAATCATGCTCCTTCTCCTTACAATCCCGGGTCTTGACCCGCTCCGACAAGGCCTAATCTCTGTGACCCGAAATCTCCTCAAGCCGTTCCTCTCAATTGTACCTTTTTGCCTCTTCCTCTTAATGGATATCTACTGGAAATACGAGACCCGACCCACTTGTGAATCGCCCGAATCTTGTTCCCCATCTGAACACTTACGTCATCAGAAATCAATTATGAAGTCTCAGCGTAACGCGCTTCTCATCGCGTGTGCTATAACCTTTTACTGGTTGTTGTATGCTGTTACTGGTCTCGTTGTGAAAGTTGAGCAGCTGAATAAGCGCGTGGAGAAGTTGAAGGCTTCGGATTGATCTGGTATGATTTGATGGATCGTGTTTTTGGGTCTTTTTAGTTTCGGATCGGATGTAAGATCCATTTTTTGTTGCTGCTGCTAAATATGGAGTATTTAGTGAATTGGGTATCATTTTTTCTGCTTTAATTTAAGTTATCGTTGAATATTTATGTTGCTAAGCTTATTACATGTTATATTACTATGCTGATTTTTGATATTCTACTGTTTAAAGGTAGTGCCTTTTATTAAATTTTGGATttggttattattattattgagcaTTGGAATGGTTCAATAAAATGAATATTGAGGATTCGTATAGTCAGACATCAATGATCACGGCGTAGTAATACTCATTGTTGTTAAGTGCTGTTTGATCGTATTGTTCTTGCTTCTGTAGAATTGATATGATTGGCAGAGTGTTGAATTGGAGTTTATCTTTAGTGGTTTGTTTTGCAACTCTTAGGTTAATTTTTAACTTGCAAAGTGCTAAAATTTTTGGCTTTTATGCTGGTTTGGGGGATTTATAATCTTTAGTATCTCAGTGTGGATAAATCGGGTGCTAACTGCTAAGCAATTAGTATGGACTTTCTGTGTTGGTTGCTGCATGTGTCTTCTTTGTACCGTTGTTTGCATTGTTGGAAATTTAGTAGCTGCATGTATTGAAGAAGGGCATGTAGTGTTCTATCGTGTGCTGCTTACTCTTGGATTTTCTTTAACTGAAATTGGATTGCTAACTTGTAGTTTTAAGGATGAAATTCGTGAATTGGTGATTTGTCAAACTAATTGGCCTAACAGAATAAGTATGGGAAGCAATATAGGGAAGGAGAAAGTAGTGATGCATGTTTGCCTTACAATAATTTTGTAAGCTAATAGTGCACAAAGGACTTTTTGGTGTCCTTACACCTTTTACAGTGTCTTTTTGAGTGATCAGCGTTCGAGTTTTTCGTATGTCTAAATAAGTAAAATGTGGATAAAAAGAGTGTTCAGTGATAACATATTATGAACTCGCTATGCTAGCTGATGTGCGATCCTCTTAATTATTAACATTTTGAGTATTGATAGCTGCAAACATTTCCAATTTTTCTTGTACCTTGGTGGAGTTCTTGATTATGTGTCGTGCATTGTTAGAATTTAAGAGCCCAAGGTACTCTTGAATTGTCTATGAATGAACAATAAAATCGGCTATTGAATTCAGTGGTAGACCTAGTAGAGAATGTGAAAAATAAACAAGCAACCATTTCATGTTTCTACAGAGGAATATGAATATATGATAAGTTATAAGTAGTTAAGTACTCAAGAGAGGTTTAGGTATCGTTATAGCTTTACACTGTTTTTTTGAGAGATGAGTTGGTGAGTGGACTTTTACAACTGTTTTTCCAGTCTTTGCTATTACCTATCTGTCAACAGATTTGGCCAATCTCCATATTACAAGACCCTGTTCTTTTGCTATTTCAAGGATTCTTTGGAGACGCTTGATTTGGCACTTGAGCTTGCTATTAACTTAATGTACTGAGTTTCTGTTATTCTAGGAAAAAATTGTGCTGAAAGTGATTAAATTTTAACGTTATCTATCTTGTTTTCCCATGCATCTAACTGTTACTTGTGTTAGTCCTTTCGTTTTGTATTGTCAGTCACAGAAAATTTAGCGGCCTCCTTGGTTTCTATCGCCCTTTATGCCTTTTTTGGGTGAATGCTCTTTCCAAAGCCCAGCAATGACAATTTCCTGGCATTGCTGTTTCCTGAAGGTCCACTAGGAGTCTAGGTGTAGGCGGCCATTATTCAATTGTGAATCGCAGTCAGGTGTTTATACTTGTAATATTATGAGTTATTGCTGTTAAAGTCGGTCAGTTCAGTAATTCTTGTGGAGAAGTTGAAGCTTAGGACTTTGTAATTCATCTCATAGTTAGAGCCATTTTTTGGATCTTTAGTTTTTGGACCAGTAAGTGCTGTAT
This sequence is a window from Nicotiana tomentosiformis chromosome 5, ASM39032v3, whole genome shotgun sequence. Protein-coding genes within it:
- the LOC104121659 gene encoding uncharacterized protein, with amino-acid sequence MALEWVVLGYAAGAEAIMLLLLTIPGLDPLRQGLISVTRNLLKPFLSIVPFCLFLLMDIYWKYETRPTCESPESCSPSEHLRHQKSIMKSQRNALLIACAITFYWLLYAVTGLVVKVEQLNKRVEKLKASD